Proteins from one Anopheles nili chromosome 2, idAnoNiliSN_F5_01, whole genome shotgun sequence genomic window:
- the LOC128722021 gene encoding ubiquitin carboxyl-terminal hydrolase 32 has product MGAKDSKPSCISYEEAVKRVTDSELRRIKDAFKRSAGTSGSVLSKCAFMQDVLGDGVPSVVADWLYTACGGTSKGIAFKELLCGLVLLTKGTQDEKIKFLWTLYCNESGSHILKQEFQKAIQIESTYQSNTTNSNNTTNCSNNNNNTINSQSGGNRQTHHQQLQWSRFQVSLFGQNDRVTFEQFKSWIQMNRGATALSKWLLQDACVNLSSELETPTFYQSLAGVTHLEEQDIGDLEKVFWLLKGAAVTGQLDLESLGPLISPPVPKAALGGVFVAFDENHDGHIDFKELCCGVSAACRGPSVERSKFCFKVFDIDRDGTLSFVEIRQMVDILLSVAREANASTYKNLGADKVLAELYHRSSDSSRRSENGEKLQRKEPMADATVSVSDVPEFRFSQEDFLIWSIESNSNLVQPFLDLLFEVCHIVLGLRPQCRHLEGDIVRGWLSREVRRGYKVGQFWYLISSDWWQHWTQYTQMASPSLSCVYCKTTGASYANNRTNIGTGAPFTVTNGGTGTNSSGTVDEAMICDESFTSNSTESMGDLLGTGDSSSLGSGSSGISYGRHSGSAPGTIDNNCLIAPHIYKPIPTLTGEGGRLKRDLTLVQHRDFELVPDSLWKALAQWYGGPLPLPRQVIQPHSNGDVELELYPLNLRILRHQSVPAQHQQHHGQIAGSSAWASMSGGYGALTTGNYSSTVSSVPTVLQPPKKYLAYTAAFSRLATVKQVAEFLCQRLKLKSEDIRLWHLVPTPTGISEFPYLLEEDHLTLHELSIADNDQILLEIRNKDLTWPEELGSLALTHGSGGTSTERRGTVSSIQSQHPPGATGLHNLGNTCFMNAALQVLFNTQPLTQYFIKKMHMYELNTTNKLGTKGQLVLRYAELLRDVWTASTRSIAPLKLRFCVTKHAPQFSGGGQHDSQELLDWLLDSLHEDLNRVMEKPYTELKDSDGRSDVIVATEAWSQHHARNQSIIVDLFYGQLKSKVTCQGCGRDSVRFDPFSLLSLPLPVENYTYCEVLVMLLDGSVPIKYGLRMNSDSKYWDLKKNLCEMCGLEPDQMLICELSNSQIRFVLANEHRIKPSTACELYVYELPKIDSVLRSRAGSELGINIEKGLKDIQRNQALLLPSLDPHQLTTSSINTTISSTSSSSSSTAITEDTMAINGRKPVLPTGRMGHDSTGTVLANGILFNGSAGGGGAGGENENGTTMANRRSSATSKVSRCFGNTLCMPPNMLCFKHIAEVSASPDSTFIYGPGQYSELTAYGGNSNSYGNSKSVINNQQHSKSSATQQPLKEPNRSKTISRTNLLNSTDNGWNNGDGLYDSNPHHVHHHPYDCNDCDNVYMGEDMLPFGDHQHNDAISLSAISKRTQAYGSASAAFSQQKTNYLIAVHRKLSRQDTYFLSHHKSKPGLFGIPLLIPCYDGVTNKELYCSVWLQVARLLSPLPPTPPDQSNHATDCDDSLGYDFPFTLRAVASGGRMCALCPWSRFCRGCEIPCNDEPLLQGLICPAPSSLSNTSTPNLSSREQTPTFRRKVYAANSSGSSSLDGNTNHQQQQPSSMGALPSSSSTPISLLQSFINARSIQIAIDWDPTALHLRYQSTRERLWTVHESVDICRKQQTEPVDLDHCLRAFTSEEKLEQWYHCSHCKQKKPATKKLQIWKLPPILIVHLKRFNYVNGKWVKSQKVVNFPYEDFDPTPYLASVPQETILRHRDLLDGLPSGTRGDGRNRDCHEEFVEFDREMSMIEEGSDEVSLSSLQINGMKENEVDGTKDNRWHKQDSIARSSIITPAIEGQSSQSGTGGNEAMSGSFSEGNESVSASVRTKTSSIRSGDSTRRQRLVSTSLTKTPVIDGEFTDFHKHHLKSECDPFELKYQLYAAVCHSGMLNGGHYISYAANPNGSWFCYNDSSCREIPTRPKIDPSTAYLLFYERRDLDYGPYLPTVDGRQLPSEGLLDIDDGDNDLKKMCSIT; this is encoded by the exons ATGGGAGCTAAGGATTCAAAGCCATCATGCATTAGCTACGAGGAGGCTGTGAAACGAG TAACCGACTCTGAGCTACGGCGAATTAAAGATGCGTTTAAGCGATCTGCAGGAACGAGCGGATCAGTGTTAAGCAAATGTGCCTTCATGCAGGATGTCTTAGGCGATGGCGTACCTTCTGTAGTCGCAGATTGGCTTTACACGGCATGCGGCGGTACGTCCAAGGGTATCGCCTTCAAAGAGCTCCTATGTGGCCTTGTGTTGCTTACAAAAGGAACACAAGATGAGAAAATAAA ATTTCTCTGGACTCTATACTGCAACGAGTCTGGTTCACATATACTCAAACAGGAATTCCAAAAAGCCATACAAATTGAATCGACCTACCAAAGCAAtaccaccaacagcaacaacactaCCAACTgtagcaataataataataatactatTAATAGCCAATCGGGAGGGAATAGGCAAACTCACCATCAGCAGCTGCAATGGAGTCGGTTTCAGGTTTCATTGTTCGGGCAGAACGATCGAGTCACATTCGAGCAGTTCAAATCATGGATCCAGATGAACCGAGGAGCAACCGCCTTATCCAAATGGCTGCTACAAGACGCGTGTGTTAATCTCAGCTCTGAGCTTGAAACTCCCACTTTCTATCAAAGTTTAGCAGGTGTAACCCATCTCGAAGAGCAAGATATAGGCGACCTTGAAAAGGTATTTTGGCTTCTGAAGGGAGCCGCCGTCACAGGACAGTTGGACTTGGAATCCCTCGGCCCTTTGATTAGCCCACCTGTTCCAAAGGCTGCTCTAGGAGGGGTTTTTGTCGCATTTGACGAAAATCACGATGGTCACATCGATTTCAAAGAGCTATGTTGCGGTGTCAGTGCCGCTTGCAGAGGACCCAGCGTGGAGCGCAGCAAGTTTTGCTTTAAAGTATTCGACATCGATCGCGATGGAACGCTAAGTTTTGTAGAAATACGGCAAATGGTTGATATACTGCTTTCGGTAGCTCGTGAAGCAAACGCTAGTACCTATAAAAATCTAGGTGCTGACAAGGTTCTCGCAGAATTGTATCATCGTTCATcagattcatcgagaaggagcgaaaatggcgaaaaattaCAAAGAAAAGAACCAATGGCTGATGCGACTGTGAGTGTATCGGATGTCCCGGAATTTAGATTTTCTCAAGAAGACTTTCTGATCTGGAGTATTGAAAGCAATTCTAATCTTGTACAACCGTTTCTGGACCTGCTGTTCGAAGTATGTCATATCGTATTGGGGTTGCGCCCACAATGTCGGCATCTAGAAGGAGACATAGTGCGCGGATGGTTGTCCAGAGAAGTTCGTCGAGGATACAAGGTTGGGCAGTTCTGGTACCTAATTTCATCGGACTGGTGGCAACATTGGACGCAGTATACACAAATGGCATCTCCTAGTTTATCGTGCGTTTACTGTAAGACGACTGGGGCAAGTTATGCAAACAATCGTACTAATATTGGCACGGGTGCTCCATTTACGGTAACCAACGGAGGCACCGGTACGAATAGTAGTGGAACAGTAGATGAAGCAATGATCTGTGATGAAAGTTTTACGTCGAACTCAACAGAAAGCATGGGTGATCTCTTGGGAACGGGCGATTCATCTAGTTTGGGTTCAGGCAGTAGCGGAATTTCGTACGGTCGTCATTCAGGCAGTGCACCGGGAACGATCGATAACAACTGTCTCATAGCACCACATATTTATAAACCAATTCCAACGCTCACAGGAGAGGGTGGTCGGTTGAAACGAGATCTGACACTGGTGCAACATCGTGACTTCGAACTGGTGCCGGACTCGCTTTGGAAAGCATTAGCTCAGTGGTACGGAGGTCCTTTGCCATTGCCGAGACAAGTAATTCAACCGCACAGCAATGGAGACGTTGAGTTGGAACTGTATCCGCTCAATTTGAGGATATTGCGTCACCAGAGTGTACCGGctcagcatcagcaacatcatGGGCAGATAGCTGGGAGTAGTGCTTGGGCCAGCATGTCTGGAGGGTATGGTGCACTTACAACCGGCAATTACTCATCCACAGTGTCATCCGTGCCAACGGTGTTGCAACCTCCAAAGAAATATCTCGCATACACGGCCGCATTTAGTCGGCTGGCAACGGTGAAACAAGTGGCCGAGTTTCTATGCCAAAGACTAAAGTTAAAATCCGAAGATATTCGCCTATGGCACCTTGTGCCTACCCCGACAGGCATCAGTGAATTTCCATATTTGCTGGAAGAAGATCATTTGACATTACATGAGCTGTCCATAGCCGACAACGATCAGATCCTGCTCGAAATTCGTAACAAGGATCTTACCTGGCCCGAGGAGCTTGGTTCGTTGGCGCTTACACACGGTTCCGGAGGCACAAGTACGGAGCGACGTGGGACGGTTTCATCAATTCAATCCCAACATCCTCCTGGTGCCACAGGGCTACACAATTTAGGGAACACCTGCTTCATGAATGCTGCTCTTCAAGTTCTGTTTAACACACAGCCGCTCACACAATACTTTATAAAAAAGATGCATATGTATGAGCTGAATACGACGAACAAGCTAGGTACGAAAGGGCAGCTTGTCCTTCGGTACGCAGAGCTGTTGCGGGACGTTTGGACAGCTTCCACCCGGTCTATCGCTCCCTTAAAACTGCGATTCTGTGTCACCAAACACGCACCTCAGTTCTCAGGCGGAGGACAACACGATTCGCAGGAATTGCTCGATTGGCTACTCGATTCGCTTCATGAGGATCTGAATCGAGTAATGGAGAAACCTTACACGGAGTTGAAGGATTCAGACGGGCGCTCGGACGTGATCGTAGCGACGGAAGCGTGGAGCCAACATCATGCTCGCAACCAAAGCATAATCGTGGATCTGTTTTACGGGCAGCTAAAATCAAAAGTGACCTGCCAAGGTTGTGGACGGGATTCGGTGCGATTTGATCCTTTTAGTTTATTGAGCCTTCCACTGCCGGTTGAAAACTATACTTATTGCGAAGTTCTTG TTATGTTGTTAGACGGGTCCGTGCCTATAAAGTATGGTCTGCGAATGAACTCCGATTCTAAGTATTGGGATCTTAAGAAAAATCTGTGTGAAATGTGTGGCCTCGAACCGGATCAAATGTTGATATGTGAGCTGTCCAACTCGCAAATCCGTTTTGTGCTTGCAAACGAACATCGGATAAAGCCGAGTACTGCTTGCGAGTTATATGTGTATGAGCTGCCAAAAATAGATAGTGTGCTCCGATCTAGAGCGGGATCCGAGCTTGGGATTAACATCGAAAAAGGACTCAAGGATATTCAGCGGAATCAAG CTCTTCTACTACCATCATTAGACCCACACCAGCTTACAACCAGTTCGATCAACACAACGATCTCCTCAacatcgtcgtcctcctcctcGACAGCCATCACTGAGGATACAATGGCCATTAACGGGCGTAAACCGGTTCTCCCAACAGGACGCATGGGCCATGACAGTACTGGCACTGTATTGGCCAATGGCATCCTATTCAACGGCAGCGCAGGAGGAGGAGGCGCTGGTGGCGAAAATGAGAATGGAACGACGATGGCTAATCGAAGGAGCTCGGCCACGTCGAAGGTAAGCCGGTGCTTTGGAAACACACTCTGCATGCCCCCGAATATGTTGTGCTTCAAG CATATTGCTGAAGTTAGTGCTAGCCCAGACAGTACATTCATTTATGGACCCGGACAGTACAGCGAGTTAACGGCGTACGGCGGCAACAGCAATAGTTACGGGAATTCGAAAAGCGTTATCAACAATCAGCAGCATTCAAAATCTTCCGCTACCCAGCAACCATTGAAAGAGCCGAATCGATCCAAGACGATATCAAGGACTAATTTGTTGAACAGTACTGACAATGGTTGGAACAATGGTGATGGTTTGTACGACTCCAATCCACACCATGTACACCACCACCCTTACGATTGTAACGATTGCGATAACGTTTACATGGGGGAAGATATGCTACCTTTTGGCGATCATCAGCATAACGATGCGATAAGTTTGAGTGCAATTAGCAAGCGAACGCAGGCGTATGGAAGTGCGAGCGCTGCATTTAGTCAGCAGAAAACCAACTATCTAATTGCAGTACATCGAAAGCTTAGTCGGCAGGATACGTACTTCCTGTCGCATCATAAATCGAAGCCAGGCTTGTTCGGTATTCCACTATTGATCCCCTGCTATGATGGTGTTACCAACAAGGAGCTATACTGTTCAGTATGGTTGCAAGTGGCTCGTTTACTCAGCCCGTTACCGCCAACACCACCCGATCAATCAAACCACGCTACCGACTG TGATGATAGCTTAGGTTATGACTTCCCCTTCACATTACGTGCGGTTGCAAGCGGTGGTCGAATGTGTGCACTTTGTCCTTGGTCACGTTTCTGCCGTGGATGTGAGATTCCATGCAATGACGAGCCTCTGCTACAGGGGTTGATATGTCCAGCGCCTAGTTCCCTGA gCAATACTTCCACCCCAAATTTATCATCGCGCGAACAAACACCAACCTTCCGACGAAAAGTGTACGCAGCCAACTCGTCGGGTAGTTCATCACTCGATGGTAACACAAACCACCAGCAG cagcagccatcgTCAATGGGTGCATTGCCGTCATCTTCTTCTACTCCAATATCGTTACTGCAAAGCTTTATCAATGCACGATCAATTCAAATTGCCATCGATTGGGATCCAACTGCTCTTCATTTGCGTTACCAAAGTACACGTGAACGG TTGTGGACAGTACACGAGTCCGTGGATATCTgccgaaaacaacaaacagaaCCCGTGGATTTGGACCACTGTCTACGGGCATTTACCTCAGAGGAAAAGCTTGAACAATGGTATCATTGTTCACactgcaagcaaaaaaagccagcTACCAAAAAGTTACAGATCTGGAAACTACCTCCTATTTTG ATCGTCCATCTAAAGCGATTTAATTATGTCAACGGAAAATGGGTGAAATCGCAAAAGGTCGTTAACTTTCCTTACGAAGACTTCGATCCAACTCCTTACCTCGCTTCCGTACCGCAGGAAACTATTTTACGACATCGTGATTTGTTAGACGGTTTACCATCAGGAACTCGTGGAGACGGACGTAATCGTGATTGTCACGAAGAGTTTGTTGAGTTTGATCGTGAAATGTCTATGATTGAGGAAGGAAGCGATGAGGTTTCATTGTCTTCTTTGCAAATCAACGGAATGAAGGAGAACGAAGTAGACGGCACTAAAGACAATCGATGGCATAAGCAGGATTCAATAGCACGGAGCAGTATTATCACGCCAGCCATCGAAGGCCAGTCGAGCCAGAGTGGTACGGGAGGCAATGAGGCGATGAGCGGAAGCTTCTCGGAGGGCAATGAAAGTGTTTCAGCGAGCGTTCGCACGAAAACCTCATCCATACGAAGTGGTGATTCAACTCGGCGACAGCGACTGGTATCGACGAGCCTAACAAAAACTCCAGTAATAGACGGGGAGTTTACCGATTTCCACAAGCATCATCTAAAATCGGAATGCGATCCGTTTGAGCTAAAATATCAGTTATATGCCGCTGTG TGTCACTCGGGAATGCTTAATGGAGGACATTATATCTCTTATGCAGCTAACCCGAATGGGTCCTGGTTCTGCTACAACGATAGCTCATGCCGCGAAATACCTACGCGACCAAAAATTGATCCCAGCACGGCTTATCTATTGTTTTATGAACGGCGCGATCTCGATTACGGACCGTACTTACCAACAGTGGATGGCCGGCAACTACCCAGTGAGGGGCTCCTCGACATCGACGATGGTGATaatgatctaaaaaaaatgtgctcgATAACGTGA
- the LOC128721322 gene encoding peptidoglycan-recognition protein LB produces MSASRLIIWHTIAIPLILLRAAVNSKACDSPPYVSRSAWNAQPAKLIEHFTGPIPYVIIHHSYIPAACYNGPQCIAAMQSMQKAHQDVRQWNDIGYSFAVGGDGRVYQGRGFNVVGAHAPRYNNRSVGICLIGDWVAEVPPKIMLTATQNLIEYGVRNGLIAQNYTLLGHRQVRLTECPGDKLFEEIKMWPHFSPMTDIVDQTNV; encoded by the exons ATGTCGGCATCGAGACTTATAATTTGGCACACGATTGCAATACCGCTGATATTGCTAAGAGCTGCTGTTAACAGTAAAGCATGCG ATTCACCACCTTACGTGTCTCGCAGTGCATGGAACGCTCAGCCGGCCAAACTGATTGAACACTTTACTGGACCCATCCCGTACGTTATCATTCACCACTCATATATTCCGGCTGCTTGCTACAATGGCCCGCAATGCATTGCAGCGATGCAATCTATGCAGAAAGCGCACCAAGACGTCCGTCAATGGAATGATATCGGGTATAGCTTCGCAGTAGGAGGTGACGGCCGTGTGTATCAGGGACGGGGGTTCAATGTTGTTGGGGCTCATGCACCGAGATATAACAATCGGAGTGTGGGGATTTGTCTTATAGGAGATTGGGTTG CGGAAGTACCACCTAAGATCATGCTGACTGCAACTCAAAACTTAATCGAATATGGCGTTCGGAATGGACTTATTGCCCAGAACTACACACTACTGGGGCATAGGCAAGTGCGGTTGACCGAATGCCCCGGTGACAAATTATTCGAGGAGATTAAAATGTGGCCCCACTTTTCCCCCATGACTGACATTGTTGATCAGACCAATGTTTAA
- the LOC128721183 gene encoding arginine/serine-rich coiled-coil protein 2-like yields the protein MDFLRNYAADQEDSDSNREQTASPTGSTSSSSGGSTKRNASSKRQQRLKDDKNEFSRKASEKEGNQHHRSRKELNEKLSSSASEVDGDSLNSSSSDSTSSNSRSRSHSPAPRTTSGNGANEKKSTNRTSSRGNNFNDRGRKTPSPSFRQRHGGSSANKNPAKVVHKDKKKSSPPRQELRKRDRSDSRERDRKTRDKERDRERDRNREKQRREAERERERGRDREKDRLQDRDRNRDRERDRDRERGRSERDRYVRDTRSDYRDQRRGGNWSKPNDRDNIRRDSRGYGDRKGDRKERRNSCEYDKERRRHHRSNSRESRNRRRSSPNDRISSRTRDSRSRSRSRSRSRSRSNSKISPARVTPQQMPTNFPQYAGGLLPTPTKHPHGLPSQAKPTSLLPTPPISQSLLGAIPLASSVPIPSLMSIPTKPPISPLIPAAVAAKLNLSNEPKPGQVGNSLTASPLDTAASNVLLSRSALLRNTAKVAQLEKMGIDVLQQNQKAVDSVPLPSYYNPGVVNPVRYADQVQKRKLLWSHKSTESKEVSSNISKWEQAKFAQDTDGRMATKFLRLMGVKDAPGKPSDEAGPSFSTIGSSSSQPATVPASGQTNICAVASNGAKPTGDSIKKQEELFSTMEQQYEVARQVTHTMRGVGLGFSSQARQF from the exons ATGGACTTTCTACGTAATTACGCTGCAGACCAGGAAGACTCGGACTCAAATCGG GAACAAACCGCATCTCCGACAGGCTCAACCAGCTCGTCGTCTGGTGGATCTACCAAAAGGAATGCATCCAGCAAACGGCAGCAACGTCTAAAggacgataaaaatgaattCTCACGGAAAGCTTCCGAAAAGGAAGGCAACCAACACCATAGATCACGGAAGGAGCTGAATGAG AAATTGTCTTCATCGGCATCTGAGGTTGATGGCGATTCGCTTAATTCATCGAGTTCAGATTCGACGAGTTCCAACTCTCGATCCAGAAGCCATTCACCAGCACCGCGAACCACCAGTGGAAATGGTGCGAATGAAAAGAAGTCCACGAACAGAACATCATCTAGAGGAAACAATTTCAACGACAGAGGCAGAAAAACTCCATCGCCATCTTTTCGCCAACGCCACGGAGGCAGCAGTGCAAACAAG AACCCAGCAAAAGTCGTTCATAAGGACAAAAAGAAGTCCTCCCCACCAAGACAGGAGCTCCGCAAACGCGATAGAAGTGATTCCAGAGAGCGTGATCGTAAAACCCGCGACAAAGAACGAGATCGTGAAAGAGATCGAAACCGAGAGAAGCAGAGGCGAGAGGCTGAACGCGAGCGGGAACGCGGAAGAGATCGCGAAAAAGATCGCCTGCAGGATCGAGACCGTAATCGTGATCGGGAACGTGATCGAGATCGGGAACGTGGTCGCAGCGAGCGTGATCGTTACGTCCGTGACACTCGCAGTGACTACCGAGATCAGCGACGTGGCGGCAATTGGAG caaACCCAATGACCGAGATAATATAAGGCGCGACAGTCGTGGGTATGGCGATCGAAAGGGCGATCGcaaagagagaagaaacagTTGCGAATACGACAAAGAACGTCGTAGACATCATCGTTCCAACTCGCGTGAATCTCGCAATCGTAGACGTAGCTCTCCAAATGATCGCATTTCTTCAAGAACGCGTGACTCGAGAtctcgatcacgatcgcggtcgcgatcgcgttcgcgGTCGAATAGTAAGATTTCACCAGCGCGAGTCACGCCGCAACAAATGCCAACAAACTTTCCTCAATACGCCGGCGGGTTATTGCCAACACCAACCAAGCATCCCCACGGATTGCCCTCTCAAGCGAAACCCACTTCACTGCTTCCAACTCCGCCCATCTCGCAGTCGTTGTTAGGAGCAATTCCGCTTGCATCGAGTGTGCCGATTCCATCACTCATGAGCATCCCAACGAAGCCTCCGATTAGTCCACTGATTCCTGCAGCAGTCGCTGCTAAACTGAACCTTTCCAACGAACCGAAACCAGGACAAGTCGGAAATTCGCTGACGGCTTCCCCACTGGACACAGCAGCCTCCAATGTACTACTCTCACGCAGCGCCCTATTGCGGAACACCGCCAAAGTGGCACAGCTGGAAAAGATGGGCATCGATGTGTTACAACAGAACCAAAAGGCGGTTGATAGTGTTCCATTGCCATCTTACTATAATCCAGGTGTTGTGAACCCCGTCAGATACGCCGATCAGGTACAAAAACGCAAGCTGCTGTGGAGTCACAAGTCAACCGAAAGTAAAGAAGTGTCCTCGAACATCAGCAAATGGGAACAAGCGAAGTTTGCCCAGGACACAGACGGCCGGATGGCGACGAAATTTCTCCGGCTGATGGGAGTAAAGGATGCGCCTGGCAAGCCAAGTGACGAAGCAGGGCCATCCTTTTCGACAATCGGTTCTTCCTCGTCTCAACCAGCAACAGTTCCAGCAAGCGGGCAGACGAATATTTGTGCTGTAGCAAGTAATGGGGCAAAACCCACAGGAGACAGTATTAAGAAACAGGAAGAACTTTTCTCTACAATGGAGCAACAATATGAGGTGGCTCGGCAGGTGACACATACTATGCGAGGCGTCGGCCTCGGATTTAGCTCACAGGCCCGTCAATTTTAG
- the LOC128720932 gene encoding trichoplein keratin filament-binding protein, translating into MRGAKLQAALVKRREAEQIKYQKSAAVERYYDQWGRITSRYESWTTPQYYREAEAACRKRENEKIKQEALVAKRNRLKELLQKENEQLQREMEAISRPKSKTLSTEILEGIRSRLQSTEHNKKRMDLEANLYSKWRLGYDRDAVILDSKTSHQAMAKLNWIDRQVEMQLQDEKDRRDREERELKLHEEVRRRDEVLLEKSRMREHEMKELRSLQEMHMVELKQREKEANEQKMYEARLKTKKEEMVTELEQLRVYNDQRRDRVVAMHNLRRIKMLLRERSEAIRNDLLHDIQLLQRIAIDSTAAAESTEGIEYLRRKFQLQYELEVEQQMMIENMYESEAKHNLTKCEDKWNSEATIREQQLRCLLEDRLIDFETKLVECTQRQRELIEVREQHIKAIEGASHRLKELMSGKSRDEYVTSANNSQLKDMLVFREHDIKKQQSKANTNEVQIERRLSTSLSSQRNNTFNSIFPFATCDDLNLPVNRLHIEQQNSTQNGSNGLNVPRFGKKKVAWC; encoded by the exons ATGCGTGGCGCAAAGTTACAAGCGGCGTTGGTAAAACGTCGTGAAGCTGAACAGATCAAGTATCAAAAGTCGGCCGCTGTTGAACGATACTACGACCAGTGGGGACGTATCACAAGCCGGTACGAGTCATGGACAACACCGCAGTATTACCGGGAAGCTGAAGCAGCCTGCAGGAagcgtgaaaatgaaaagataaAGCAGGAAGCACTGGTTGCGAAACGGAACCGGCTCAAAGAATTgctgcaaaaggaaaacgaacagcTTCAAAGGGAGATGGAAG CTATTTCCCGTCCGAAATCGAAAACGTTATCAACAGAAATTTTGGAAGGTATTCGTTCCCGGCTACAGAGCACTgaacacaacaaaaagcgAATGGACCTCGAGGCAAATTTGTATAGTAAATGGCGCTTAGGTTATGATCGTGATGCTGTTATACTGGACTCGAAAACAAGCCATCAAGCAATGGCGAAATTAAATTGGATCGATCGACAAGTAGAGATGCAGTTGCAAGATGAGAAAGATCGACGAGATCGAGAAGAACGTGAGTTAAAGTTACACGAAGAAGTACGACGCAGAGATGAGGTGCTTTTGGAAAAAAGTCGCATGCGTGAGCATGAAATGAAGGAATTGCGCAGCTTGCAGGAGATGCATATGGTAGAACTGAAACAACGTGAAAAAGAAGCTAACGAGCAGAAGATGTATGAGGCACGATTGAAAACTAAAAAGGAAGAAATGGTCACCGAACTAGAGCAGCTCCGTGTGTACAACGACCAGCGGCGCGATCGTGTGGTAGCGATGCATAACTTAAGGCGTATCAAAATGCTGCTACGTGAACGATCAGAAGCGATTCGTAATGATTTGCTACACGACATTCAGCTGCTCCAACGAATTGCAATTGATAGTACGGCAGCTGCCGAGAGTACAGAAGGGATAGAGTATTTGCGACGAAAGTTTCAGCTACAATATGAACTAGAGGTAGAGCAACAGATGATGATCGAAAATATGTACGAATCGGAAGCGAAGCACAATCTGACAAAATGCGAAGACAAGTGGAACAGTGAAGCGACTATTCGCGAGCAACAGCTGAGATGTTTGTTAGAAGATCGGTTAATAGATTTTGAGACAAAACTTGTTGAATGCACTCAACGGCAACGAGAACTGATCGAGGTTCGAGAACAACATATCAAAGCCATTGAAGGAGCAAGTCACAGGCTTAAGGAACTCATGTCAGGCAAATCACGCGATGAGTACGTTACTTCAGCAAATAACAGTCAGTTGAAGGATATGCTTGTTTTTCGCGAACACGacataaaaaagcaacagagTAAAGCAAACACTAATGAAGTCCAAATAGAACGACGATTATCGACGTCACTAAGCTCGCAACGTAATAACACATTCAACAGTATATTTCCGTTTGCCACGTGCGATGATTTAAACCTACCCGTAAATCGACTACACATCGAGCAACAAAATAGCACTCAAAATGGTTCAAACGGGTTAAATGTGCCTCGATTTGGTAAAAAGAAAGTAGCATGGTgttag
- the LOC128721118 gene encoding ras-related protein Rab-8A has translation MAKTYDYLFKLLLIGDSGVGKTCILFRFSEDAFNTTFISTIGIDFKIRTIDLDGKKIKLQIWDTAGQERFRTITTAYYRGAMGIMLVYDITQEKSFENIKNWIRNIEENAAADVEKMLLGNKCELNEKRQVTRVRGEQLAVEYGIKFMETSAKASINVDDAFFTLARDIKCKMEKRMEANNPPKGGHQLKPQVEPRKAPSWLSKCNLF, from the exons ATGGCGAAAACGTACGACTATCTGTTCAAACTTTTACTCATAGGCGATTCCGGCGTTGGCAAAACCTGCATACTGTTCCGCTTTTCGGAGGATGCCTTCAATACCACATTCATCAGTACGATAG GCATTGATTTCAAAATAAGAACCATCGATTTGGACGgcaaaaaaatcaagcttCAAATTTG GGACACAGCCGGTCAGGAACGTTTTCGTACGATTACAACCGCCTATTACCGAGGCGCTATGGGTATCATGCTGGTATACGACATTACACAAGAAAAATCCTTCGAAAATATCAAAAACTGGATCCGGAACATCGAAGAGAATGCAGCAGCCGACGTAGAAAAGATGCTGCTTGGCAATAAGTGTGAGCTGAACGAAAAAAGACAG GTTACCAGAGTCCGAGGTGAACAGCTAGCTGTAGAATATGGAATAAAGTTTATGGAAACTTCAGCCAAGGCAAGCATCAACGTTGACGACGCATTTTTTACGCTTGCCCGTGACATTAAATGTAAAATGGAGAAACGAATG GAAGCTAATAACCCGCCGAAAGGTGGACATCAGCTCAAGCCACAAGTTGAACCACGGAAGGCACCGAGTTGGTTATCGAAGTGCAATCTGTTTTGA